The Deltaproteobacteria bacterium region TGCTTGAAGTTTCGAGCGTAAGATGTTTGCTGGTACTGGTATTCACGCGCCTTTTGAAATGCGCGCCGGTAGCCGTAGACGTTGCCCATGCGAGTTTGGGGGCCACCGCGCTTACCGTAAACGCGTTTTGGGTTTTCACCGCAGGCTATTTTGAGACCGTGAGGAGCGCCAGGAAAACGCATGGCGCGAGCGCTTTTAGCAGGGTGAAGTTTGGCCGTGAATGACCGGCCACCGATTAAGTTCCCAGAGCCCGGGAGGACTTGAATGGTTGTAATCCCGCCCTCTACGGCTCGCCAAAGCATAGGGTCTTGAGGCCAGAACGCATGCTCTGCCCAGATTTCAGGGGTGGTGGGTCTCACCATCTCATTGCCATCGGAGTGGGCTCGAACACCTGGATTGGCATACACACCCATATGTGAATGGGTATCAATGATACCCGGTGTTACAAACTGACCTTTCGCGTTGATAATCGCAGCGCCCTCAATCGTTGGTGCAGCGCCTTCACCCACGTCTTGGATCTTGCCATCTTTAAAAACGATGTAACCCGGAGAGTAGGTTGGACCCGCGGCAGTTAGAATCGTAGCGCCATCGATAATGGTCGTTGCGGCGCTTACGGGAAGCTTCATATCAGCCGGTTCACTTGGGTAGACCAGAGGTTTTAAAGCTTCTTTAACCTTGGCTGCAGCATTGGTGCTTGAACTTGCGCAGGCACTGAGTGCGAGCAAGAGGCAAGGTATGAGGGGACGTATCGTCATTGAGATGTCTCCAATTAAGTATCCCTCTAGGGGCTACTGGGATTTTCGGGTATTGTTGCCCAATCCTTGAGCATAATCTTCATATCTTTGAATGTTTCAGGCGTGAGGATACTACCTATTTCGGGTCTTTTGGGGTAGCACTTCAGACTTGAAGTTACGGAAGATTATGCGGCTAAAGCACTTAAAAAGAATTGGCTTGATCGTTGCCTGGGTTGTCTTGGTTTGGCCAGGCCATTCACTGGCGTCAAAAGCGGGCGTTGTTTTAGAACGCGCTCAGGTTTCCTTATTGGGAGATTCTGGTTTGGTCCAAGCCGAATTGACTTTGAATAATCAATTGTCTTCAGAGGTTGATGCGGTTGAGCTTGAGCTAGCTTGTGTTGGGACGACTGAGGATTTGCAATGGTCGAGCGCTGGTCGGCGAGTGATTGGGCTGGCCGCTGGAGCAAAAGTTTCCGTCTTTTTTTCTGTGCGAGGTCCAGGATTTGTACCAAGGCAATGCAGCGCGAAACTCCTGGGTTACCACCTCAACGCGATGACCGCTTCTTTGATGAAGATGCTGCTCGCAACCGGGTTCTCGGCTGACGAGCGGGCAGCGTTAGTGGGGGCTGGTGAGTCGAAGGGCTTATTGAATCAAGAGTTAGAAGAGCCCAGTCCTGAAGTACCGGGAGTTGAGGCTGTCTTGGTGAAGTTACTGGGTTGGTATGCAAACGCTTTGGAGCCCGCAGGTGATTCTTGGGGCAATGAGAAAGCCGAAGATTTGGCGCGATTTGATCAACCTTTGCAAGTGGTGCTAAGCGCACGTGAACGGGGGACAAACTACTCGAGTCCCATTGCTTTTGTTGTACCGAGCGGGGCATCCACGATGAAACAAGTACTGGATAGCTTTCGTAAAAAGTCGCCCAAACGTATTGAGCTCTTGAAAGAGTTTTCAACACAAAGTCCGGCGCCTGAAAAATCGCCTGAGTCCGTTGAACCCACGTCCTTTTATAAAAAGTTATCGTTTGGTTTGATACTGGGAATAATCCTTTGGACTCTATGGAATTGGCGACGCAGGAGTCGCAAGGGAGTTAGTAGCGATGTCTGAGATGGATACACTCTTTGCCGAATGTGCGTATGACTACTTAGCCTTTGAAGGCAGTGACGCTGTGGATCTTCTGGGCCGTCTTTCGACGGGTGACTTACGCCCGCTCCATCAACCGATGGTCACAGGCTTAACCGCTTTTACGACCAACCAGGGGAAGATGCTGGATTGGTGTACTGCCTTAAGCACAGCAGATGGCCTGATGCTTCGCTGCTCACAAGGGCGGGGGGCGAAAATAAAAGAATGGATCGAACAATATATCATCATGGAAGATGCAACCATCCACGATGTTTCGTCGCAATGGAAATCCTACACCTTGTTAAATACCTCAGAGGCTTCGGGATTTGGGTTAGAGAAGTGGCC contains the following coding sequences:
- a CDS encoding amidohydrolase yields the protein MTIRPLIPCLLLALSACASSSTNAAAKVKEALKPLVYPSEPADMKLPVSAATTIIDGATILTAAGPTYSPGYIVFKDGKIQDVGEGAAPTIEGAAIINAKGQFVTPGIIDTHSHMGVYANPGVRAHSDGNEMVRPTTPEIWAEHAFWPQDPMLWRAVEGGITTIQVLPGSGNLIGGRSFTAKLHPAKSARAMRFPGAPHGLKIACGENPKRVYGKRGGPQTRMGNVYGYRRAFQKAREYQYQQTSYARNFKQWESEHESKGDKAGDPPSPPNRDFGLETLVGVLEGKILVHNHCYRADEMHIMLDLAEEFGFKIRSFHHALEAYKLADRLAETDTASSTWADWWGFKMEAFDGIPQNAALLSQAGARVIIHSDSATEIRHLNHEAAKAKRSGKQIGLTIDDNEVLRWITANPAWGLGILEQTGTLEKGKMADVVIWNKHPFSVYAKTTHVFIDGQKIFDRTETPRLSDFEIGHPFDIFKEVTK